The DNA region TGGAGGTCCGCATCCAGGTGCTCAGTCGTCGGAAACACTCGCTCTGCAGGACCGGCTAAAGCGCAGCGAGAAACTCCTTCCAGGGCGTGGCCACCAGCGTCTCGGTGGACGCATGCCCCAGGGCGCGGATGATCATCCCCACCTTTTCCACCTCCTTGGGATCGGCCGCTTCGACGATGTCCACCACGTCGAAACGACCCAGGGTGGCATAACTCTCTTTCCAGGTCACCCCGGGACAGTGCTGCTTGATCTTCTCTGAGACAGCCTCGGCCAGTTTTTTGAAGTCTTTTGGATCGTCGATCGCCTCCGGGGAAATGCGGCTGAGAATCACGAACGTCGCCATAGGACACCTCCGATCCGATCAGCGTACACTCCCCGGCATCGTCCAGCAACTATCCCTGGTTTTGGTGCAGCTTTGAAAGCTGGCCTTGCGGCGGTAAGGCCCGGGATGGCCGAACCGAGCTCGACGCGGGATGTCGCGAAGCCCTTTATTAGTGGACTGCCTGCGGGAGCATGGCATTGCGGGCCACCGGCT from Verrucomicrobiota bacterium includes:
- a CDS encoding GYD domain-containing protein, translated to MATFVILSRISPEAIDDPKDFKKLAEAVSEKIKQHCPGVTWKESYATLGRFDVVDIVEAADPKEVEKVGMIIRALGHASTETLVATPWKEFLAAL